A portion of the Limosilactobacillus reuteri genome contains these proteins:
- the dtd gene encoding D-aminoacyl-tRNA deacylase produces MRVVLQKVNHAAVSIDDEVVGKIGLGYFLLVGFAPDDTEEKLDYLVHKITNLRVFEDENGKMNKGLRDVNGAILSVSQFTLYADTKHGNRPGFSQAASPEIAEPLYDLFNQKLAATGISVETGHFGAMMKIDLENDGPTTIIYER; encoded by the coding sequence GTGCGAGTTGTTTTACAAAAAGTAAATCATGCAGCAGTTTCAATTGATGATGAAGTTGTTGGTAAAATTGGCCTTGGCTATTTTCTCTTAGTCGGTTTTGCTCCAGATGATACCGAAGAAAAATTAGACTACTTAGTACATAAAATTACTAATCTTCGTGTTTTTGAGGATGAAAACGGTAAGATGAATAAGGGACTACGGGATGTTAATGGTGCAATTTTATCAGTCTCCCAATTTACCCTTTATGCTGACACTAAGCATGGAAATCGTCCTGGATTTTCACAGGCGGCTAGTCCTGAGATTGCTGAACCGTTATATGATCTTTTTAATCAAAAATTAGCTGCTACTGGTATTTCTGTTGAGACCGGACACTTTGGAGCGATGATGAAAATTGATCTGGAAAATGATGGTCCAACAACGATTATTTATGAACGCTAA
- the ltrA gene encoding group II intron reverse transcriptase/maturase: protein MRQSQKTEQQADRLSRIGLENRKYTRARSTGYGEGKGMSVTIQDLVLDRNNLNQAYLQVKRNKGAAGVDDMTVNDLLPYLRENKTELIASLREGKYKPAPVKRVEIPKPNGGVRRLGIPTVVDRMVQQAVAQILTPIFERIFSDNSFGFRPHRGAHDAISKVVDLYNQGYRRVVDLDLKAYFDNVNHDLMIKYLQQYIDDPWTLRLIRKFLTSGVLDHGLFAKSEKGTPQGGPLSPLLANIYLNELDEELTRRGHHFVRYADDCNIYVKSQRAGERVMRSITQFLEKRLKVKVNPDKTKVGSPLRLKFLGFSLGVDHNGAYARPAKQSQQRVKKALKLLTKRNRGISLTRMFEEIHRKMRGWLQYYSIGKLTNFIQRLDKWLRVRIRQYIWKQWKKFKTKVTNLQKLGLPQHDAYVFASTRKGYWRTAHSKTLSYSLTNRKLEQLGLMNMSKTLQSIQCD, encoded by the coding sequence GTGCGACAATCGCAGAAAACAGAACAACAAGCTGACCGCTTGTCGAGGATAGGTTTGGAAAACCGAAAGTACACAAGGGCGCGTAGTACCGGTTATGGTGAAGGTAAAGGTATGAGTGTCACTATCCAAGACCTGGTCTTGGATCGCAATAACCTTAATCAGGCTTATTTGCAAGTTAAGAGAAATAAAGGAGCAGCAGGCGTTGACGATATGACAGTCAATGACCTTCTGCCATATCTCAGAGAAAATAAGACGGAACTGATCGCTAGTTTGCGTGAGGGCAAGTATAAACCAGCTCCAGTCAAACGGGTAGAAATTCCGAAGCCTAATGGTGGAGTAAGAAGACTTGGAATACCAACGGTGGTGGACCGAATGGTTCAACAAGCTGTAGCCCAAATTCTTACGCCTATCTTTGAGCGTATTTTCTCTGATAATAGCTTTGGCTTCCGTCCCCACCGTGGGGCCCATGACGCTATTTCAAAAGTAGTAGATCTTTATAATCAAGGTTATCGAAGAGTTGTCGACTTAGACCTAAAAGCCTATTTTGATAACGTTAATCATGACTTGATGATTAAGTATCTCCAACAATATATTGATGACCCATGGACACTAAGACTCATTCGTAAGTTTCTAACTAGCGGAGTCTTAGACCATGGGCTTTTCGCTAAGAGTGAAAAAGGAACCCCACAAGGAGGGCCATTGTCACCACTACTGGCGAACATCTATCTAAATGAGTTGGACGAAGAGTTGACTAGACGTGGTCACCACTTTGTGCGCTATGCGGATGATTGTAACATCTATGTTAAAAGTCAACGAGCCGGAGAACGAGTAATGCGAAGCATTACCCAGTTTCTAGAAAAGCGCTTGAAAGTTAAAGTGAACCCAGATAAAACCAAAGTCGGTAGCCCGCTACGGTTGAAGTTTCTTGGCTTTTCGTTGGGTGTAGACCACAATGGGGCCTACGCCCGTCCAGCTAAGCAATCGCAACAACGAGTAAAGAAAGCACTGAAGTTATTAACTAAACGTAATCGTGGAATATCTCTGACAAGAATGTTTGAAGAAATTCATCGAAAAATGCGTGGGTGGCTTCAGTACTACTCAATTGGGAAACTAACTAACTTTATTCAACGCCTTGACAAGTGGTTGAGGGTCCGAATAAGGCAGTATATTTGGAAGCAATGGAAAAAGTTTAAAACTAAGGTAACTAACTTACAGAAGTTGGGGCTGCCCCAGCATGATGCGTATGTCTTCGCTAGTACCCGAAAGGGCTACTGGCGAACTGCACATAGTAAGACCTTGAGCTATTCTCTAACTAATAGAAAACTGGAACAACTCGGACTTATGAATATGTCCAAGACGCTCCAGTCAATTCAATGTGATTAA
- a CDS encoding ISL3 family transposase yields MNNSIKTILGIKDPYLKLDEKNFDNPIEDQPNQIIVHLIQTYPMHCPKCGHLMCKNGYKTVNCLGPELHFKPTIWSIKKQKYICKASSSCPEVVTKLAAVEDIHYRNHISLAIKQRAMMLLTKNESQSDLAKELNVSDWTIRRVITNLDQFFKPNYHWLPRHIAFDDFKSGRFAPSGMSMILMNIENKRTLDIILSRKNSYLRKYFLRYDRSARLAVQTVTVDLYTPYRHLIHELFPHALIIADHFHIVAQAYRAFNKIRIQVMNRAGAGTHKWRALKHFWKLLLTPANELKYDNYWSRRNFSYAQLTDVEVIHRLLSFDNELKRAYEYYQNLILVIAHRSKKELKNLLAIKWTQLPQALQKVQRTLRRHKQEIYNSFKYDTYTNGPVEGTNNKIKVIKRTAYGFRNFFNFRIRILLALPNTYIAINWRNKQTAHAKVQAQAA; encoded by the coding sequence ATGAACAATTCTATCAAAACTATCTTAGGAATTAAAGATCCTTACCTCAAACTAGATGAAAAGAATTTTGATAACCCAATTGAAGATCAACCTAATCAAATCATTGTCCATCTTATTCAAACTTACCCCATGCATTGCCCAAAATGTGGACACTTAATGTGTAAAAATGGCTATAAAACAGTTAATTGCTTGGGACCAGAGCTTCACTTTAAGCCAACAATCTGGTCGATTAAAAAGCAAAAATATATCTGTAAAGCTTCTTCTTCTTGTCCTGAAGTGGTTACTAAATTAGCAGCCGTTGAAGATATTCATTATCGTAATCATATCTCTTTAGCGATAAAACAACGGGCAATGATGCTTCTAACAAAAAACGAATCACAAAGTGATTTAGCCAAAGAATTAAATGTCTCTGACTGGACAATTAGACGAGTCATTACAAATCTTGATCAGTTTTTTAAGCCTAACTATCATTGGTTACCTCGCCATATTGCCTTTGATGATTTTAAGTCTGGTCGCTTTGCCCCCAGCGGAATGAGTATGATTCTAATGAATATTGAAAATAAGCGGACGCTTGATATTATCTTGTCACGTAAAAATAGCTATCTGCGAAAATACTTTCTTCGATATGACCGTTCAGCACGCTTAGCAGTTCAAACAGTAACGGTTGACTTGTACACTCCTTACCGCCATTTGATTCATGAGCTTTTCCCCCACGCTTTAATTATCGCTGATCATTTTCATATTGTTGCTCAAGCATATCGTGCATTTAACAAAATTAGGATCCAAGTAATGAATCGTGCCGGTGCTGGCACTCATAAATGGCGTGCACTTAAGCACTTTTGGAAATTACTCCTAACGCCTGCTAATGAGCTTAAATATGATAATTATTGGTCAAGGCGTAACTTTAGTTACGCTCAATTAACTGATGTTGAAGTCATTCATCGTCTTCTAAGCTTTGATAATGAACTAAAAAGAGCTTATGAATACTATCAAAACTTAATTCTGGTGATTGCTCATCGTAGTAAGAAAGAATTAAAAAACTTACTCGCGATTAAATGGACGCAGCTTCCCCAAGCACTGCAAAAAGTTCAGCGTACTCTTCGCAGACATAAACAAGAAATTTACAATAGTTTTAAATATGATACCTATACAAATGGTCCCGTTGAAGGAACTAACAATAAAATTAAAGTTATTAAACGAACTGCTTATGGCTTTCGTAATTTCTTTAATTTCCGAATTAGAATCCTCCTTGCATTACCAAATACCTACATTGCAATAAACTGGAGAAATAAACAAACAGCTCATGCCAAAGTCCAGGCACAAGCTGCTTAG
- a CDS encoding IS30 family transposase, with protein MTHLNDTMSTSLLTTHKKNAHLTKEERVMIATLKSQGLSNRAIGRQLGVNHQTINNELNRGTVRQLRRQKSNGKIYEYSYYIYSYEAGQATYLEHHRHSGRRRLYYSSKQFLRLADQLMLGEFDDHHYSPQAVIYKARDLMNDGTLIPKSVVTLYQWINEGVLRTSNLDLFEKPKRKHHRTHPQAKRCLGPNIAQRPQTADQRSEIGHWELDTVQGQKNGNDSVVLVMTDRLSRVNITSKIAGKTAHAVNQFFINLRQKMGTDAYYRIFKTITSDNGSEFSELTQVHDHVFYADPYSPWERGSNEINNRFLRKEITKGEAINNYSSAQIIATNDWMNHYPRAMFNGHSSMDIYRKAFYQEISQLHQPIINWSVLFI; from the coding sequence ATGACGCACTTAAATGATACCATGTCTACTAGTTTATTGACTACTCATAAAAAGAATGCTCATCTTACTAAAGAAGAACGTGTGATGATTGCGACTTTAAAGTCGCAAGGACTTTCCAATCGCGCAATTGGTCGCCAATTAGGAGTTAATCATCAAACAATTAATAACGAGCTCAACCGTGGTACGGTCCGCCAACTTCGTCGTCAAAAATCTAATGGTAAGATTTACGAATATTCTTACTACATCTATAGTTATGAAGCTGGTCAGGCCACATATCTTGAACATCACCGCCATTCTGGTCGTCGTCGCTTATATTATTCTTCAAAGCAATTTTTACGATTAGCTGATCAGCTAATGCTTGGTGAGTTTGACGACCACCATTACTCCCCACAAGCGGTTATTTATAAGGCTCGAGATTTAATGAATGATGGCACCCTGATCCCAAAGTCGGTTGTAACTTTATATCAATGGATTAATGAGGGTGTGCTTCGTACGTCCAATTTAGACCTCTTTGAAAAACCTAAACGTAAGCATCATCGAACTCATCCGCAAGCTAAAAGGTGCTTAGGGCCTAATATTGCTCAACGACCTCAAACTGCGGACCAACGGTCCGAAATTGGCCATTGGGAACTAGATACAGTTCAGGGACAGAAAAACGGTAATGACAGTGTTGTACTAGTAATGACTGATCGCCTTTCACGAGTTAATATCACGAGTAAAATTGCTGGTAAAACTGCGCATGCAGTAAATCAGTTCTTTATAAATTTACGCCAGAAAATGGGCACAGATGCTTACTATCGCATCTTTAAGACAATAACCTCTGACAACGGTTCAGAATTTAGTGAGTTAACACAAGTTCACGATCATGTTTTCTATGCTGATCCGTATTCCCCTTGGGAACGTGGATCCAATGAGATCAATAACCGGTTTCTCCGCAAGGAGATTACCAAAGGTGAAGCTATAAATAACTATAGTAGTGCTCAGATCATAGCGACTAATGATTGGATGAATCACTATCCACGAGCTATGTTTAATGGACATTCGTCAATGGATATCTATCGTAAGGCCTTCTACCAAGAGATATCACAGCTCCATCAACCAATAATCAATTGGTCAGTATTATTTATTTGA
- a CDS encoding fructosamine kinase family protein, whose amino-acid sequence MESPNTAWFKRLPLKNLTSVKPVSGGDINLAYQATTTDGNRYFIKVQPNHSQDYFNHEINGLKAIGKVINTPTPLYHGEIDGNAYLILNWLDETWGNQADLGLAVAKMHQQHNDEFGFMDNHQTKALVKDNSWNSSWLDFYINQRLEPEVKVASQRGRWNKWRQEHYQQMVNKFTDYYQHHEVIPSLLHGDLWAGNFLFAGDHKPYLIDPDALFGDREFDLAMTTVFGGFDNSFYQAYSSIFPFDDQLDERLSWYRFYYLCMHLILFGESYGGAVDQILSQY is encoded by the coding sequence TTGGAAAGTCCAAATACAGCATGGTTTAAGCGCCTTCCATTAAAAAATCTCACTTCTGTTAAACCAGTCAGTGGTGGTGATATTAATTTAGCATATCAAGCCACAACTACTGATGGAAATAGGTACTTTATAAAGGTTCAACCTAACCATTCACAAGATTATTTTAATCATGAAATTAATGGTCTCAAAGCTATCGGTAAGGTCATTAATACCCCAACCCCGCTTTACCATGGTGAAATCGACGGGAATGCCTATTTAATTTTAAACTGGCTTGATGAGACTTGGGGTAATCAAGCTGACCTGGGATTAGCCGTTGCCAAAATGCACCAACAGCATAATGATGAATTCGGCTTTATGGACAATCATCAAACCAAGGCCCTCGTAAAAGACAATTCTTGGAACTCAAGCTGGCTTGATTTTTATATTAATCAGCGACTAGAGCCAGAAGTAAAAGTGGCAAGCCAACGTGGACGATGGAATAAATGGCGGCAAGAACATTACCAACAAATGGTTAATAAATTTACTGATTACTACCAACACCATGAAGTTATCCCTAGTCTTCTTCATGGTGATTTATGGGCCGGCAACTTCTTATTTGCTGGCGATCATAAACCATACTTAATCGATCCAGATGCATTATTTGGGGATCGTGAATTTGATTTAGCCATGACAACTGTTTTTGGCGGTTTCGATAATAGTTTTTACCAGGCATATAGCAGCATCTTTCCATTTGATGATCAGCTAGATGAACGTCTTTCATGGTATCGTTTCTATTACCTATGCATGCATTTAATCTTATTTGGCGAAAGCTATGGTGGGGCAGTCGATCAAATTTTAAGTCAATACTAA
- the aspS gene encoding aspartate--tRNA ligase — MKRTNYAGDTNEQQVGQEVVLKGWVAKRRNLGGLIFIDLWDREGIVQLVFNEKENPEAFEIANAVRNQYVLEVQGKVQLRAEKEINPDMKTGKVEVAVDKVKVLAKSETTPFDITDGVDASEDLRMKYRYLDLRRPEMMRNLKLRSKVASIVHNYYDNEGFMDVETPDLTRSTPEGARDYIVPSRVYPGHFYALPQSPQLFKQLLMAAGVDKYYQLARCFRDEDLRGDRQPEFTQIDTEMSFATPEDIQTVTEGLIKRVMKGIVGVDVKTPFPRMEWQEAMDKYGSDKPDTRFGMLIHDLSDIVKDSSFKVFANTVADGNYVRAIRVPGGADKYSRKDISKYEEYIKRFGAKGLAWVKVTADGYNGPVAKFLNDQVAQINKEMDAKEGDLILFVAGSFHVVSDSLGYLRRAIAEELDMIKPDQWNYLWVVNWPMFEYDEGFGKWIAAHHPFTMLNEEDLHYLEDGEDPHKAHAQSYDIILNGNEIGGGSIRIHDPKIQEKVLKALGYTKERAEARFGFLLKALTMGMPPEGGLAFGLDRWVMLLAQADSIRDVIPFPKNSKAVEPLTAAPGKVSEQQLDDLKIEFDEKIDYKLDQDPDEQ; from the coding sequence ATGAAGAGAACGAATTATGCTGGGGATACAAATGAACAGCAAGTTGGACAAGAAGTTGTCTTAAAGGGTTGGGTAGCTAAGCGTCGTAACCTAGGTGGACTTATCTTTATTGATTTATGGGATCGGGAAGGAATTGTTCAACTAGTATTCAACGAAAAGGAAAATCCAGAAGCATTTGAAATTGCAAATGCGGTTCGTAACCAATATGTTCTTGAGGTTCAAGGAAAAGTTCAATTACGGGCAGAAAAAGAAATTAATCCAGATATGAAGACTGGAAAAGTCGAAGTAGCTGTTGATAAGGTTAAGGTATTAGCAAAATCAGAAACAACACCATTTGACATTACTGATGGTGTTGATGCTTCTGAAGACTTACGAATGAAGTACCGTTACCTTGATTTACGGCGGCCAGAAATGATGCGTAATTTGAAGTTGCGGAGTAAGGTTGCTTCAATTGTGCACAATTACTATGATAATGAAGGGTTTATGGATGTTGAAACCCCTGATTTAACACGGTCAACACCAGAAGGAGCACGTGACTATATTGTTCCATCACGTGTTTACCCTGGTCATTTCTATGCTTTACCACAATCACCACAATTATTTAAGCAATTGTTAATGGCAGCCGGAGTTGATAAGTATTATCAATTGGCACGTTGTTTCCGGGATGAAGACCTTCGTGGTGACCGTCAACCAGAATTTACGCAAATTGATACTGAAATGAGTTTTGCAACTCCTGAAGATATCCAAACAGTTACAGAAGGTTTAATTAAGCGGGTAATGAAGGGAATCGTGGGGGTAGATGTTAAGACCCCATTTCCACGGATGGAATGGCAAGAAGCCATGGACAAGTACGGTTCCGATAAGCCTGATACCCGTTTTGGGATGTTGATTCATGACCTTTCTGATATTGTAAAGGATAGTTCATTTAAGGTCTTTGCCAATACTGTTGCTGATGGTAATTATGTTCGTGCAATTCGCGTTCCTGGTGGAGCAGACAAGTATTCCCGAAAAGATATTTCTAAGTATGAAGAATACATTAAGCGTTTTGGTGCAAAGGGCCTTGCATGGGTTAAGGTAACTGCTGATGGTTACAATGGTCCAGTTGCTAAGTTCTTAAATGATCAAGTTGCCCAAATCAATAAAGAAATGGATGCCAAAGAAGGGGACTTAATCCTCTTTGTTGCTGGTAGTTTCCACGTTGTATCAGATTCACTTGGCTACCTTCGTCGGGCAATCGCTGAAGAGCTAGATATGATTAAGCCTGACCAATGGAACTACTTATGGGTTGTTAATTGGCCAATGTTTGAATATGATGAAGGCTTTGGAAAGTGGATTGCCGCTCACCACCCATTTACGATGCTAAATGAAGAAGACTTACATTATCTTGAAGATGGGGAAGATCCTCATAAAGCTCATGCTCAAAGTTACGATATTATCTTGAATGGTAACGAGATCGGTGGGGGATCAATTCGTATCCACGATCCAAAGATTCAAGAAAAAGTTCTCAAAGCTCTTGGATATACAAAGGAACGTGCAGAAGCTCGCTTTGGATTCTTACTTAAGGCCTTAACAATGGGAATGCCACCTGAGGGAGGACTTGCCTTTGGTTTGGACCGATGGGTTATGTTACTAGCTCAAGCTGATAGTATTCGGGATGTTATTCCATTCCCTAAGAACTCGAAGGCAGTTGAACCATTAACGGCAGCTCCAGGCAAAGTTAGTGAACAACAACTTGATGATCTTAAAATTGAATTTGATGAAAAAATTGATTACAAGCTCGATCAAGATCCAGATGAACAATAA
- a CDS encoding amino acid ABC transporter ATP-binding protein, with protein sequence MPTKMIEIKNLQKKFKNNIVLKDISEHVDKGQVVCVIGPSGAGKSTFLRCLNALEQPTSGQVLFEGQNMIGLSDKKLDQLREKMGMVFQSFNLFPNMTVLKNITIAPVKVKNINEKEATKTAMELLEKVGLSDKAQQYPNQLSGGQKQRVAIARALAMSPAVMLFDEPTSALDPEMVDEVLKVMRDLAESGMTMVVVTHEMGFAREVADQIWFMADGYIQETGDPEEFFAHPTSPRAQDFLKKILK encoded by the coding sequence ATGCCCACTAAAATGATTGAAATTAAAAACTTACAGAAAAAATTCAAAAATAATATTGTCTTAAAAGATATTTCCGAACATGTTGATAAGGGCCAAGTAGTTTGTGTGATTGGCCCTTCAGGAGCAGGTAAAAGTACTTTTCTCCGTTGCTTAAATGCACTCGAACAACCAACAAGCGGACAAGTTCTTTTTGAAGGACAGAATATGATTGGCTTAAGTGATAAAAAACTCGACCAATTGCGAGAAAAGATGGGAATGGTTTTTCAAAGCTTCAATCTTTTTCCTAATATGACAGTCCTTAAAAATATCACAATTGCACCAGTTAAAGTTAAAAATATCAATGAAAAAGAAGCAACTAAAACTGCGATGGAACTACTAGAAAAAGTTGGTTTAAGCGATAAGGCTCAACAATATCCGAATCAACTGTCAGGAGGGCAAAAACAACGGGTTGCAATTGCCCGGGCCCTTGCGATGAGTCCAGCAGTAATGCTCTTTGACGAACCAACGAGTGCCCTTGATCCTGAAATGGTTGATGAGGTACTAAAAGTAATGCGCGATTTAGCTGAATCGGGAATGACAATGGTGGTTGTTACTCATGAGATGGGGTTTGCTCGTGAAGTAGCAGACCAAATCTGGTTCATGGCAGATGGGTATATTCAGGAAACTGGAGATCCAGAGGAATTTTTTGCCCACCCTACTAGCCCCCGGGCACAAGACTTTTTGAAGAAGATTTTGAAATAA
- a CDS encoding ABC transporter substrate-binding protein/permease, translated as MKGFKHLLLLTVIAFPILCTPITALAANESSSTSSSSANNPSQVASNDSVQKIKQKGTLVVGMSADYPPYEFTTKENGKTKYVGFEVSLAKQFAKDLGVKLVIKNMDFDSLLVALETGKIDAIISGMNVTAERKKSVDFSNTYYSGDSYFLINKGDKDKLVNVKSFNGKNVGAQNGTLQSTLISKEMPKANGKGLAKLSSLVIGLQSHKYDGILMDAATAKAYAANNSNLYAFNSKLPNTAGGIAMAFPKGDTSLVNAANQTIKKVNKEQLINKKWIPEASQYMKSYKKQNTVLSYWRYFAKGIKYTLIITVVSVIFGFLLGTLFALMRLSKNKFLHSIAVCYIEFLRGTPMMVQIMFVYFGIGAIIQSLPALLAGIIAVSLNSGAYVAEIIRSGIQSIPLGQTEAARSLGMSKSKTFRYVIMPQALKNIWPALGNELITLLKDSSLVSVIGVSELMYQTQLVQSATYKGVLPLFITMIIYFILTFTLSRILLYFEGRMKHAH; from the coding sequence ATGAAAGGTTTTAAACATTTATTACTGCTAACGGTAATTGCGTTTCCGATATTATGTACACCTATTACTGCATTAGCTGCTAACGAGAGCAGTTCAACTAGCTCTTCATCAGCCAATAATCCATCGCAAGTCGCTAGTAATGATTCAGTGCAAAAGATTAAACAAAAAGGAACATTGGTTGTGGGAATGAGTGCTGATTATCCACCCTACGAATTCACAACCAAAGAAAATGGAAAAACTAAATATGTCGGTTTTGAGGTTTCCCTTGCTAAACAATTTGCTAAAGACTTGGGAGTAAAACTAGTTATTAAAAACATGGACTTTGACTCACTTCTAGTTGCGCTGGAAACAGGTAAAATTGATGCTATTATTTCGGGAATGAACGTTACAGCTGAACGAAAAAAGAGCGTTGACTTCTCAAATACATATTATTCCGGCGATAGTTACTTCTTAATTAATAAAGGAGATAAAGATAAGCTAGTTAATGTCAAAAGTTTTAATGGGAAAAATGTGGGAGCACAAAACGGTACACTCCAATCAACCCTGATTTCAAAGGAAATGCCTAAAGCAAACGGCAAAGGGCTTGCTAAACTTTCTTCCTTAGTCATTGGACTTCAATCTCATAAATATGATGGGATTTTAATGGATGCTGCTACTGCTAAAGCCTATGCTGCCAACAATTCAAATCTTTATGCCTTTAATTCGAAATTGCCAAATACTGCTGGCGGAATTGCCATGGCCTTTCCTAAAGGTGATACCTCGTTAGTCAATGCCGCCAACCAGACAATTAAAAAAGTTAATAAAGAACAACTAATTAATAAAAAATGGATTCCTGAAGCCTCACAATACATGAAGAGCTATAAAAAACAAAATACTGTTCTTAGCTATTGGCGTTACTTTGCTAAAGGGATTAAATATACATTAATCATTACAGTTGTCTCTGTTATTTTTGGTTTCCTATTAGGAACTCTCTTTGCACTAATGCGGCTTTCAAAGAACAAATTCTTACATTCAATTGCTGTTTGCTACATTGAATTTCTTCGGGGTACGCCAATGATGGTTCAAATCATGTTTGTTTACTTTGGGATTGGCGCAATTATTCAATCACTTCCGGCCCTCCTCGCTGGGATTATTGCCGTTTCACTAAATTCCGGTGCCTACGTTGCTGAAATTATTCGTTCTGGGATCCAATCCATTCCACTTGGACAAACAGAAGCTGCTCGAAGCTTGGGGATGAGTAAAAGCAAAACATTCAGATATGTGATTATGCCCCAAGCACTTAAAAATATTTGGCCAGCATTAGGAAATGAGCTTATTACTTTATTAAAAGATAGTTCATTAGTTTCTGTGATTGGTGTTTCCGAATTGATGTATCAAACACAATTAGTGCAATCAGCAACTTATAAAGGAGTTTTACCTCTATTCATCACAATGATCATCTACTTTATCCTCACATTTACACTATCCAGGATTTTGCTTTACTTTGAAGGGAGAATGAAACATGCCCACTAA
- the rpsU gene encoding 30S ribosomal protein S21 codes for MSKTVVRKNESLDDALRRFKRSVSRNGTLQEYRKREFYEKPSVKRKLKSEAARKRKNKRGRRY; via the coding sequence ATGTCAAAAACAGTCGTTCGTAAGAATGAATCTTTAGACGACGCTCTTCGACGCTTTAAACGTTCAGTTTCACGTAACGGAACATTGCAAGAATATCGTAAACGTGAATTTTACGAAAAGCCAAGTGTAAAACGCAAGTTGAAATCTGAAGCGGCACGGAAGCGTAAGAATAAGCGCGGTCGTCGTTACTAA
- a CDS encoding GatB/YqeY domain-containing protein — MSLLQQLTSDMVSAMKNRDKETLNVVRMLKAAVQNEQIELGHDLSANEEIAVMAREYKQRKESLEEFEKAGREDLINQAKNELAIVEKYMPKQLSKDEVTKIVKEVIDELNASSMKNFGQVMGAVMPKVQGQADGKLVNQVVKEQLSK; from the coding sequence ATGAGCTTACTACAACAATTAACGTCAGATATGGTATCAGCAATGAAGAATCGTGATAAGGAAACATTAAACGTTGTCCGGATGCTTAAAGCAGCAGTTCAAAATGAACAAATTGAACTTGGCCACGATTTGAGCGCTAATGAAGAAATTGCGGTAATGGCACGTGAATATAAACAGCGTAAAGAATCGCTTGAAGAATTTGAAAAAGCTGGACGAGAAGATCTAATCAACCAAGCTAAAAATGAATTAGCAATTGTTGAAAAATATATGCCAAAGCAGTTATCAAAAGATGAAGTTACTAAGATTGTTAAGGAAGTAATTGATGAGCTTAATGCTTCTAGTATGAAGAACTTCGGACAAGTAATGGGGGCAGTTATGCCCAAAGTTCAAGGTCAAGCAGATGGAAAATTAGTTAACCAGGTTGTAAAAGAACAATTGAGTAAGTAA